The Ananas comosus cultivar F153 linkage group 6, ASM154086v1, whole genome shotgun sequence genome segment tttccaccatcactgactttcttatttgtccttaaagtcaggggcacaacaagtattttgacttttggtcttttccaatataccctactaccgtcaccaacatttcttatttgcccttaagttaaggacaaaattggtattttaattttttttaattgtggtatatatttaactcatgtttaacccaagttaacttaacaggagataactgcggaggtattttgcaataacggtaaaacatatgaggggtattttagaaaaaaaaaaggtaaatcgaatatttttaAACGTATAAGGGGTATATAGTTAATTATCCcttgttattatatataaaaataaataaaataagtttcTTTCATATTTTGTCATTGCACCTAATGCACTCTACTTACAATTCTAAAAATCTAAAGTAGTGCGTGTTTTGGAAGTATTACTTGGTGTCGAATCGTGGAtgctaactattaatcccaaaagctcaagctgttagaaatatgcagTCAATTTACTTAAAGCATATAGATGCAACGTCCACAGGTCTCGATTATAACTCAATCTAATCGgtctcacgtcatttcgaacatgactcggtccaatCCAATCTTACGTCATTCCGAACATGACTGAGCCCAACCTGGCCTTCTGCCACAAGGCAGAATGTTGGCACATTTAAGTCAATACTTGGGATTATACTTTGATCACATAACACTATACTCGCTCTCCaatacttttttgtttttggccGGTCCTCTTTGAGGCCTAACTGCCTCGATTTGtatagttaaatttattatcctaataaataaagcagatggcgtgctatttttctcttaaaaaaaaaaatactatactCTATAGCACAAAATGCTCGACATAAGCAATCGAGCTTTGGAATATCTACTAACAgggctatatatattttttttattatgaaataCAGGACCTTTCAATTGAAACAGACCTTCAATTGAAACAATCTCACTCATTAATTAAGATTACAGCTGATCGCACCGCGCAGGAGCAAAAGATAACTTCTGATCGTCCAGATCGTAGACTATGTGCATATTCTGCTGCTGAAAATTACCAATTATAGAGATTTTGCCGCCGGAATCGAACATCACCAAGCACATTAAACCGACGCTGGAATCCTGAGGCAAGTAGTTGTCGCGCGGCAGATCCATATCTGCGCCTTCGAAGTGGAATATCAGCTTCGGCACGTCCACCTTTGCTGATGGAGACGACGGCAGCGAGAAGCAAAGGTCGAAGCCCTCTGCGGTGCTGTTAGCCACGGGCAGCTTCACCTGTGACAAGAAGGCGCTCCTCACGAGCTTGTAAGCAACCGTGGTTAGCTGTGTGATGGACGTGCCGGAGTCTATGATCACTCCGCCAGTCCCGATTTGCTGCAGCGCGAATGCCGACTTCGGTATCGGTAGACGGGTCGTGCCGACCGTTATACCGTCGAGAGAGAGGTAATAGAAGGTTGGCCGTGAAGGATTCATAATGAACGGAGTCGACCGGAAGTTAGTAGAGCTGCCGTTTAGATTGGCAGCTGATCCTAACATGAGTGCGCTGCTCTTCGAATCGTCGTCATCGTAGGAAATGAAGCAGTAAGAGAACTTTCCGACTCCTAACTGAGAGATGAGAGACAAGGGCCCGCGACCGAAGCCGGCAATCCCGGATTCGTTGTTGAAGATGCCCCCGTTGAGAAACCCACAGCCGAACCCGAGGTTTGGGACCGTGACGTTGTTAGCGGACCCGAAGGTGAAGGCCTCGCTGGCGAGAGTGCCGACGGTGGTTGAGTTGTCGCCGTAACTGTAAAGATAGAGGCATTGTGCGTGGCAGGCGGATAGTGGAAGAGCCTGGCAGAGCTTGCTGGAGCAGGCGAGCCGCGAGTAGGTGGATGACTGTGAAGGATCGTACAAAGGAAAGCTCTGGTCGAAGCACGAGAGGCAGGGCTGGCACTGCGTCCAGACGAGATCGCTACCAGTGTCAAGGATGAGCAGAAGAGGCTGTGCCGGCGTGCCGATGGAAACTCCGATGGTGTACTCACCGGCATTCGGCGAGACAGGCACGTCAGTTGTGGATATCGAATTGGCGGAACCCCCCGCGGCCTTGGGCGCGAGCATCGCGCCCCGGGCCCTGCTTCGGAGCGCCATGCGCTGCAGGAGCTCGAATTTGGTGAAGTTCCGGCCCGCGTCGACGTGGGTCAGGTCCACGCGCAGACGGTCGAAGGCAGAAATGGCCGGAGGGACTAGCGAGACGAGGAGGAGCACCAGAATCGGCAGCATATGTTCAGAGGGCTTAACAGCATACATGCTGTGGTCTGAGATGCAGAGACTTATGTTTTGCGAAGCTTACACTTGTTTGGAGGAATGTTTATATAGTGGGGGATTTAGCAAGAATGAGTCTCCTTTATGGCGAATATTGTTGAATTATTTAGTGGTGAACTTTTCTTGGTCTAATACAGGGACTTGCTTTACGCGCTATTGTATATATTTCCAAATTTTGGGTCTCAATCGCCCTATATATTTCCAAATTTTGGGTCTCAATCGCCCTAGTGAAGAGGATTAGCACGAACACATTATACATATCTTGACACGGCAAAATTATGCGTggctattatttttttcgtttattttatttaaagggataattacttatatacccttcatgcgtctagattggttactatatgcagtttttcctttctattatgcctgattagtcCTAGTgagaaagtcggtgatgttggggccgaacccactgggaactttgttgtaattctcaccccactattttcacagagccgggaccgagcgagcccgcgagcgaccgcggtaaaggtatcgcgccttagtcaaaAGCCACCCCAGTCAGGCTtgtattttgttagtagttacccttttatcatcttttgtactagatgattaatgatgtaaagaaaagaagtaAAGCTCTCTTTtaaggtaaatgtgatgtaataaaaaaatgatgtaataaaatgtaaggaatttgaaaatgtacaagttggacttgatgtatatgatataaattgaatcatagtacaagtgaatgtttagtttcctttctttcactcatgatTATTGCCTACCCTCGtataagccgtatttgtatgtttccgctagtgcacttcttgtttgaaattgtacatgtgatgagccttgggcggacagaagAAACTCtatctgttcggcgtctgtttgacgtgctcgggctaGCCCAAATCGGTATcagtcccagggcgtgacattcACGTTTTATCAAGTTCTTATAGTCTAGGTCATGTTTAATTAcgctgatcgtcgatttagaaacCCTTTCACCGAAAAAAATGCCTATACCTTCTTATTTGTGAGTCGAAGTGCATGCCCAAGCTTATATACCATTTCGAAGGTGCGGATATGGACGTACTGCGAGATAATTACGTGGTTGATTTAGACAAAGGCGGTGGATTAATGTGCTTAATTGCACCAAAGTCGAAGTGGAGTGATGTTTCTATAGTAGGGAACATACAGCAGCAAAATGTGTGGATGGAATATGATTTGGAGAAGAACGAGTTGGGGTTTGCTCATGCTCAATGTGATCAgctgcgactttttttttttattatttgagaaatagatagcaagctgcctacttcattcattaacCTAAATGAACTGAGCGTATATgttggaagcagctagggcttCCGAAAGAACAAGCTAAAGGGGCAAAAAAAATAGGCGAAAGAACAGACTAAAGCCGAGAAACAGAGACGAAAAGAAAAGCAAAgtaaaaagggaaagaaagtaCATCATGTCAGAGCACTGCAGCCCAGTTACTCGTGAGGTGTTTGACGTAATCTAGCGACCGGGAAGCGTTGCGTAACATTCCACCAAAGATAGTTCCTATCCCTTCAGACCACCCATCAGATTGCCGCCAGATAAGTCAAGCCTTGTGACCTCTTCCACTCGACAGGGCTGGGATCAGCTGTGACTTAGTTTGGTTTCTAAATGGTAGCATTAGCTTTAATTTGATACTAATATATGTAGAGGTGATTTATGTTTGTATTAGTGAAGGGAAAAGGATTATAACTTTTTAGTGATCCCGTACTATTTGGGGATTATCTTTTAGAAATGGAGTAATGCTTCATGCACGGTTCTAAAAAAGTTTGTTATTGTTAATGAGTTATgtgtagaaataaataaaataaatttcttttatattttgtcaCTATACTTGCACAttttacttataattttaaacagaAACTAAAATGGTATATATTCTGAACGTATTACTTGGGACTATATATAGTTTGATGAAATAACACTAAACTCTATAGCTGAATCAAAATGCTCGACGTTGTtcggataaaaaaataaaataaaataaaataNcaaaaaaaaaagaaaaagaagaagaagagagggcttgtaaaaagaagaaataataataataaaaaatttcaccTTTTTTCTGCTCGTATAAACACACACAGCGAAAGGTGGGGGGCACTTTGttcgaatttaaaaaaaaaagaataaaattacattcaacttttcttcctttcttcaaaaaaaaaaaaaaatccctcttgtttccaaaaaaaagggaaagaaaaaaagaattaccaaaaaaaaagggaacgaaaaacaaaggaaagaaaaaaaaagaaaagaataaaaaataaaaaaaaaagaagagagaaaggaaaagaagagagaaaagaaaagaaagcaaaaaataaaagaaggaaagaaaaaaaaagtttttgttatttcaaaataaataaaaaaaggaaagatatCTAAGAGTAgtattaaatacttaaatttcTTATAAGATGTAAGGAATAATAAAATTTCCTTTGTAgagatttattttgaattttttctaaaaataataacgATTTTTGAATCCCTGTAAATTGGATTCAAGATGtaagtaacaaaaaaaattttgagtttttgcaagaaggaaaaaaagagagcttgagaaaaacagtaaaaaaaaagagagagaagaaggacaaaaagaaagaaaggtaaaaaaaaaaaaaaatttctcttttctccgcgcgtaaaaaaatttgtttctcTTTTCTCCACGCGTGCACACAGGTCTTCACCCTCTGCCCTCCTCTGTAGGCcggcagcaaaaaaaaaaaagtaaggctTAGCTCTTTCATTTTTGTGGCGGCGCGGCAACGATGACTTCGACGACGGCATGACAACGACGATTTCGACAACGCGCAAAGAGGCCATAGggcctcttttcttttttttcttttctacgaTGGTGATAGATTTATTTATTCGTGAAAACGGTGTAGTCGCAATTTTTATGTCGGTTTGATCAGCACGACCGTCTTCGTAATAGGTTGACCCGATCAAATTCGGCATTGAATCGTTACTATATCATGCGCGCGTATTTATTAAGCCCGTCTCCTCAACAGACATAAGCAATCGAGCTTTGGAACTTCTACTAACCAAAATGCAGCATTActgttattgttttttttttggaaaaatgatTAAGTACTAAAGGAAAATTAATAAAGATAAATGCAGGATTTTTGACGACCTATGCCAATTAGTGAATTTCACATCAATCAGTTACTGGAAGAATCAATGTAATTGTTTTATTATCTGAGGTGGTGACatctatactcttatatgaatccccaatatcaAATGATGATGTGGCAAGCtctcattttttcatttttttaattattttattttatattttaattatttctttctcaTCTTCTTTAACATCTAACTCTTTAACTTCCAATAACATCACCTTCCAAAAGTTCtaactcttcttctcttctttatcGTTCACCTCTTTACCTTCCAATAACCccacttctctctctttattattgtatttaattaataattaattttttcttcccCCCATGTCTCCATTAATCTCTTCGTTCTTCAACTCTTGCTAAATCCCTTtcatcctctccctctcccgtaAAAGTCGCTCGCTTTCATCACTGTAGCATCGCGTCAAGTTCATAGAATCCATAGATTCCGTCGTGTATTTGGTGGGGATGGCAGTGGTggtagaagatgaagatcttgGATGCGGCGGCAGCGGTAGCGACAACAGAAGTGGAAGAGAGTATATGGATATATAGTCAacttactattgatagtatatatatatggtgataATCAAGTAATCaggaattttttgtattttactttttctttaatgttttttttttcaactaccCTATCTATTagcttttttcaatttattttatagttatttagatGTATGTAAAATTGTTAAACAATAAGctgatagaaaatatatttttttataggatttgtTTCTAGAATTAGATGTTCTTTTAAAGGATTTGCATGTATGTTATAAATAATTGCTTACCccaatttacaattttatatatacactgaataattttaaaaaatttactattagacaattaaaatctaattcaacaaatacaatttaaatcatattaaagtttatatatgaaaattttatagcaccttgagctaattttatttaaattatttttatttaaattaattgaattattaatctttgactaataatttttattaaattattattgtcaCTCATGTTATTTTACGcctctcttttatctctttttttttttctttctcttcatcTCACTCactgtattttgttttttgataTATGTACAATTTAAACTACTCATcaaataacaacaataataaaaaatccaCTTCGAAATATTTGTCCGCCTGCATCGTGCGGATAACTACACTAAGTATCAACTTATTACATAATTAATACCTCGACTGAGCTATTTACATATAACTTATAATAATTATTGTTGGGAATCGGTCTCGCCCgtaccggatcttgtgaatccgcaacgcATGCTctataccgactgctgtggatttCGTAACCGATTGTTGATCCGCAACGGAAGCGCCGAATCAGGTTTTTAGCATAAACCCGTCTCACTCAGCAGCATGCGATAaatcataaaaagaaaaatatgcaggaaaataaagattcattaaataagagaaattaCCCGAGACTTCTCTTTCTGCATCAGAGTAGCCTACAACCGAGGCCCTCTCTCTGAATCTTACCATACCCTTCCTCTCGTCTTCTATACTCCGCAGAAGACATCTCTTATCATTCCTGTGGCATCCATGCACAAGTATACCAATGACTTCCACGCTCTACGAAAGCCGCACACGCCTCGCTTGCATCCATCACTAGGTGCAACAAAATCATGACACATATTGGCCCATCGCATAATAGGGTGTGGCTCATCAGACCACCACCCACCAACGAAACCTGCATAGCAACATATGCTAATAATTTATTAGGTTACATCAAAGACCAAATATCCTAGTATAAATTAGGATTTCTACTCCGATAAACTATTATATCCTATGAATTTGTTTTAATCtccaataatttaaatatttatctaatactagttagatttaactctctaattaatgatttaaatctaaattgatCTCAAACAGATTATAAATTACATTATTATCGCAACATAGGATTCAATGTACAAAATCTAACCACCTAACAATCTCCACTTGTTATGATTTTAATCTTCAAAACCTcacgtcgagctcaccatgcgCAAGCTCTACTTCGCGCATTGTCTCTCCCGCGTGTCTGCTGCGTCATCCGCCGCTCCCACCTCGAGCAGCGTACACTCTCGCACGAACTTTGGAATCCAAACACGTGCTTCGCCGCAGTTctggctgaaaaaaaaaaaaacggttcAGAACGTATATCTTCACGCTTGTATCGCTCGCGATCCACGACCAGAATCGTCGTTTTCGGACCCCTCATACTCCCACCTGATACTAAATTATCGCAACCCTCGAGCCAACGCCGCTAAAAGAGATCAAATGTCACTTTAAACATCGATCCTTTGAACGATCGTAACCGTGCTCTGACATGATCTTTGCTCCAAAGATCGTTAAgctttgctctgatactacttgttGTGAATCCCGGTACtcccccggtaccggatctctgTGAAT includes the following:
- the LOC109712169 gene encoding aspartic proteinase nepenthesin-1-like gives rise to the protein MYAVKPSEHMLPILVLLLVSLVPPAISAFDRLRVDLTHVDAGRNFTKFELLQRMALRSRARGAMLAPKAAGGSANSISTTDVPVSPNAGEYTIGVSIGTPAQPLLLILDTGSDLVWTQCQPCLSCFDQSFPLYDPSQSSTYSRLACSSKLCQALPLSACHAQCLYLYSYGDNSTTVGTLASEAFTFGSANNVTVPNLGFGCGFLNGGIFNNESGIAGFGRGPLSLISQLGVGKFSYCFISYDDDDSKSSALMLGSAANLNGSSTNFRSTPFIMNPSRPTFYYLSLDGITVGTTRLPIPKSAFALQQIGTGGVIIDSGTSITQLTTVAYKLVRSAFLSQVKLPVANSTAEGFDLCFSLPSSPSAKVDVPKLIFHFEGADMDLPRDNYLPQDSSVGLMCLVMFDSGGKISIIGNFQQQNMHIVYDLDDQKLSFAPARCDQL